From one bacterium genomic stretch:
- a CDS encoding peptidylprolyl isomerase: MLLKGIAVCFVTAAISLCGAEKKGKEEVFAVFETNKGNITCLLYPDVAPKTVENFIGLAEGSKEWTDPVSKQKVKKPLYNGTIFHRVIPNFMIQGGDPLGRGFGGPGYTFGDEFSPKLKFDKPGRLAMANSGPNTNGSQFFITVVETSWLNNKHTIFGQVTEGQKIVDAITKVKRNQMDKPLEPVILKSVKIIRKPK; the protein is encoded by the coding sequence TACAGCAGCAATTTCTCTCTGTGGAGCAGAAAAGAAAGGGAAAGAAGAGGTATTTGCAGTATTTGAAACAAATAAAGGAAATATTACCTGTCTTCTTTATCCAGATGTTGCTCCTAAAACGGTTGAGAATTTTATAGGGTTGGCAGAAGGAAGTAAAGAGTGGACAGACCCTGTATCTAAACAAAAAGTAAAGAAACCATTATATAACGGAACGATTTTCCATAGAGTTATACCAAACTTTATGATTCAAGGAGGAGATCCTCTTGGCAGAGGGTTTGGTGGACCTGGCTACACTTTTGGAGATGAGTTTTCGCCTAAATTAAAGTTTGATAAGCCTGGTCGGTTGGCTATGGCTAACAGCGGTCCTAACACAAACGGGTCTCAGTTTTTTATTACAGTAGTTGAAACTTCTTGGTTGAACAATAAGCATACTATTTTTGGGCAGGTGACCGAAGGACAAAAAATAGTTGATGCGATAACCAAAGTGAAGCGGAATCAAATGGATAAACCTCTGGAACCTGTTATTCTTAAGAGTGTAAAGATAATACGCAAACCAAAATAA